One genomic window of Medicago truncatula cultivar Jemalong A17 chromosome 1, MtrunA17r5.0-ANR, whole genome shotgun sequence includes the following:
- the LOC25482498 gene encoding auxin efflux carrier component 3 yields MITLKDLYTVLTAVVPLYVAMILAYGSVRWWKIFSPDQCSGINRFVAVFAVPLLSFHFISTNNPYQMNFRFIAADTLQKIIMLVALSLWTLFTKNGNLEWMITIFSLSTLPNTLVMGIPLLIAMYGDYSGSLMVQVVVLQCIIWYTLLLFLFEYRGAKLLIMEQFPETAASIVSFKVDSDVMSLDGRDFLETDASVGDDGKLHVTVRKSNASRRSFMMNTPRPSNLTGAEIYSLSSTPRGSNFNHQEFYSMMGYQPRHSNFGANDLYSVQSSSRGPTPRPSNFEENGASSPRFGFYPAAQTVPTSYPVPNPEFSSTTKPVKNQNQNLMPQQPQVQLQTKGSQDKELHMFVWSSSASPVSESAGLNVFRNSEQSEEGAKEIRMVVADEHNQNGETNNKGGQEKEIGGEEDFKFNGVKVGEQGEGPNGPNKLGSNSTPELHPKATGVADSSVGKLMPPASVMTRLILIMVWRKLIRNPNTYSSLIGLIWSLVAFRWDVHMPKIIEKSISILSDAGLGMAMFSLGLFMALQPKIIACGNSVASFAMAIRFLTGPAVMAAASIAVGLRGTLLHVAIVQAALPQGIVPFVFAKEYNVHPAILSTAVIFGMLIALPITLLYYILLGL; encoded by the exons atgatAACACTAAAAGATCTTTACACTGTCTTAACAGCAGTGGTTCCATTATATGTTGCTATGATCTTAGCCTACGGTTCGGTCCGTTGGTGGAAGATTTTCTCACCGGATCAATGTTCCGGTATAAACCGTTTTGTCGCGGTTTTCGCCGTACCTCTCCTTTCCTTCCACTTCATCTCAACCAATAATCCATACCAAATGAACTTCAGGTTCATAGCTGCAGACACACTTCAAAAAATCATCATGCTAGTAGCACTTTCATTATGGACATTGTTCACTAAAAATGGCAATTTAGAATGGATGATAACAATCTTTTCATTATCAACACTTCCTAACACTTTGGTTATGGGAATTCCTTTGTTAATTGCTATGTATGGTGATTATTCAGGTAGCTTAATGGTTCAAGTTGTGGTTCTTCAGTGTATTATTTGGTACACtcttttgctttttctttttgagtaCCGTGGTGCTAAGCTTTTAATCATGGAGCAGTTTCCAGAAACCGCGGCTTCCATCGTTTCCTTTAAGGTCGATTCGGACGTTATGTCGTTAGATGGAAGAGATTTTCTTGAAACTGATGCATCAGTTGGTGATGATGGGAAGTTACATGTTACTGTTAGGAAGTCTAACGCGTCGCGGAGGTCATTTATGATGAATACTCCGCGACCGTCAAATTTGACTGGAGCTGAGATTTATAGTCTCAGCTCCACACCTAGAGGATCCAATTTCAACCATCAGGAGTTTTACTCCATGATGGGTTATCAACCAAGACATTCCAATTTTGGGGCTAATGATTTGTATTCTGTTCAGTCTTCTTCTAGAGGACCAACTCCTAGACCTTCAAATTTCGAAGAAAACGGTGCAAGTTCTCCTAGATTCGGGTTTTATCCGGCTGCGCAAACCGTGCCTACTTCGTATCCGGTGCCGAACCCGGAATTCTCCTCTACTACTAAACCTGTGAAGAATCAGAATCAAAATTTGATGCCGCAACAACCGCAGGTTCAATTGCAGACAAAAGGTTCTCAGGATAAAGAGTTGCATATGTTTGTGTGGAGCTCAAGTGCTTCGCCGGTTTCGGAAAGTGCTGGCCTCAACGTGTTCCGAAATTCGGAACAATCGGAAGAGGGTGCTAAGGAGATCAGGATGGTGGTGGCTGATGAACATAATCAAAATGGTGAAACCAATAACAAAG GTGGTCAAGAAAAGGAAATAGGTGGGGAAGAGGACTTCAAGTTCAATGGGGTGAAGGTAGGAGAACAAGGAGAAGGACCCAATGGGCCTAACAAGCTCGGGTCGAATTCAACGCCGGAGCTCCACCCTAAAGCCACTGGAGTCGCGGATTCAAGTGTCGGAAAACTCATGCCTCCGGCGAGCGTCATGACACGTCTCATACTCATTATGGTTTGGAGGAAGCTTATCCGTAATCCAAACACTTATTCAAGTCTCATTGGTCTTATTTGGTCCCTTGTTGCCTTTAG GTGGGATGTTCATATGCctaaaataatagagaaatCAATTTCCATACTGTCTGATGCTGGTCTTGGAATGGCTATGTTTAGCTTAG GTCTGTTTATGGCTCTTCAACCCAAGATCATTGCATGTGGGAATTCTGTTGCTTCATTTGCCATGGCTATAAGATTCCTTACTGGTCCAGCAGTTATGGCAGCAGCTTCTATCGCCGTTGGCCTCCGTGGGACCCTCCTACATGTAGCTATTGTTCAG GCTGCACTTCCACAAGGGATTGTTCCATTTGTGTTTGCAAAAGAGTACAATGTTCATCCAGCCATTCTTAGTACAGC GGTTATATTTGGTATGTTAATAGCCCTTCCAATTACTCTACTCTACTACATTCTCCTTGGTTTGTAA